In one window of Caenimonas aquaedulcis DNA:
- a CDS encoding cupin domain-containing protein yields MSDTATATAQQAAPIAQPFRFDSPEMPEGKHVGKFVVRLARTDRMIANVQVLKNGGETNLHTHHHLDGFWMVLKGHARFYGEGDVVVADLKEREGVLIPRHFKYWFESVGDDVLEILQVECADFSMPAGKPLEREDFTPLTNATRNITIIEGRVNEPAYGQRHKLNMG; encoded by the coding sequence ATGTCCGATACCGCCACCGCCACCGCGCAGCAGGCCGCGCCCATCGCCCAGCCCTTCAGGTTCGACTCGCCGGAGATGCCCGAGGGCAAGCACGTCGGCAAGTTCGTCGTGCGCCTCGCACGCACCGACCGCATGATCGCCAACGTGCAGGTGCTCAAGAACGGCGGGGAGACCAACCTGCACACGCACCACCACCTCGACGGCTTCTGGATGGTGCTCAAGGGCCACGCGCGGTTCTACGGCGAGGGCGACGTCGTCGTCGCGGACCTCAAGGAGCGGGAGGGCGTGCTGATCCCGCGCCACTTCAAGTACTGGTTCGAATCCGTCGGCGACGACGTGCTGGAGATCCTGCAGGTGGAATGCGCGGACTTCTCGATGCCGGCGGGCAAGCCGCTGGAGCGCGAGGACTTCACGCCGCTCACCAACGCGACGCGCAACATCACGATCATCGAAGGCCGGGTGAACGAGCCGGCCTACGGCCAGCGGCACAAATTGAACATGGGTTGA
- a CDS encoding Bug family tripartite tricarboxylate transporter substrate binding protein, producing the protein MTPFTRRQFAFGGAALAAGIALPARAAGYPERDITFVNPWSPGGSTDAIVRQYSKQMEKVLGGNIVVTNLTGGSGTIGVGSVIRAKPDGYTIGYAGNGTLVYQPMVMKGLAWAKPDDFQPLVKLNSMPTLLAVRADSPVKNWADFIKDVQARPNQVRVGVAGLRTSADLEMQQVNMAAKTKMRIVPFTGGSGESVLALLGGRVEAMAGYTDGLRGHVEAGAMRVIAVFQKGRYEPFPEAAPVGDQPGFTNATLLPACNYVIAPKGLPKDVLDKLASASKQVVTSDEFKAFAARGGLVLDPMGPKEVRAELQRVVGTYDTLLKFLNAAKV; encoded by the coding sequence ATGACCCCCTTCACCCGACGCCAGTTCGCCTTCGGCGGCGCCGCGCTCGCCGCCGGCATCGCGCTGCCCGCGCGCGCCGCGGGCTACCCGGAGCGCGACATCACCTTCGTGAACCCCTGGTCCCCTGGCGGCTCCACCGATGCGATCGTGCGGCAGTACAGCAAGCAGATGGAGAAGGTGCTGGGCGGCAACATCGTCGTCACCAACCTCACCGGGGGCTCGGGCACGATCGGCGTGGGCTCCGTCATCCGCGCCAAGCCCGACGGCTACACGATCGGCTACGCGGGCAACGGCACCCTCGTCTACCAGCCGATGGTGATGAAGGGGCTGGCCTGGGCCAAGCCCGACGACTTCCAGCCGCTCGTCAAGCTCAACTCCATGCCCACCCTGCTCGCGGTGCGCGCCGATTCGCCGGTGAAGAACTGGGCCGACTTCATCAAGGACGTGCAGGCGCGGCCCAACCAGGTGCGCGTCGGCGTCGCCGGCCTGCGCACGTCCGCGGACCTGGAGATGCAGCAGGTCAACATGGCCGCGAAAACGAAGATGCGCATCGTCCCTTTCACGGGCGGCAGCGGGGAATCGGTTCTGGCCTTGCTCGGCGGCCGCGTCGAGGCCATGGCCGGCTACACCGACGGCCTGCGCGGGCACGTGGAGGCCGGCGCGATGCGCGTCATCGCCGTCTTCCAGAAGGGCCGCTACGAGCCCTTCCCCGAGGCCGCGCCCGTTGGCGACCAGCCGGGCTTCACCAACGCCACCCTGCTGCCCGCGTGCAACTACGTGATCGCACCCAAGGGCCTGCCCAAGGACGTGCTGGACAAGCTCGCGTCGGCTTCGAAGCAGGTGGTGACGAGCGACGAGTTCAAGGCTTTCGCCGCGCGCGGCGGCCTGGTGCTCGACCCCATGGGCCCGAAGGAAGTGCGCGCCGAACTGCAGCGCGTGGTCGGCACCTACGACACACTGCTCAAGTTCCTCAACGCCGCCAAGGTTTGA
- a CDS encoding tripartite tricarboxylate transporter permease has product MSSFDGLMHGFTIALTMQNLLAAFLGALAGTLVGVLPGLGPLGGIALILPITYSFDPTTGLIAMAGIFYGAMYGGSTTAILINVPGEVASAITCLDGYQLTRKGRAGAALTIVAVGSFVGGTVSVLGIMLLSPAVSRAALLFGPPEYFAMLLGGLLIFSRISGGTLAAGLFPMTIGLLLATVGQEAVTGQQRFIFGINELSPGFTLVAVVIGLFAVAEMMHLVATKEDHIPPVSIRMRDLMPTKEEWKRSFWPMGRGTVVGFIMGALPGPPSSMSSFASYRLEQAVSKYRHELGTGAIEGVAGPETANNAAATATLIPLLAMGIPFGAITALMMSSLMIHGINPGPLLIRNYPDLFWGLIASMYIGNVMLVILNVPLVGVWVSLLRVPQYIFLPMIVLLTIIGAYSVNNSMLDVWLLPLVGCIGYVLNKLGFRLAPMVIGLVLGPLVEKHLREALILSNGQVSTFWSSPVAVVTWIVVIGVLLFGFLLRPKEVAADD; this is encoded by the coding sequence ATGAGCTCCTTCGACGGATTGATGCACGGGTTCACCATCGCCCTCACGATGCAGAACCTGCTCGCCGCCTTTCTCGGCGCGCTCGCGGGAACGCTCGTGGGCGTGCTGCCGGGGCTCGGGCCTCTGGGCGGCATCGCGCTCATCCTGCCCATCACCTACTCGTTCGACCCGACCACCGGACTCATCGCGATGGCGGGCATCTTCTACGGGGCCATGTACGGCGGCTCCACCACCGCCATCCTCATCAACGTGCCCGGGGAGGTGGCGTCGGCCATCACCTGCCTGGACGGCTACCAGCTCACGCGCAAGGGCCGCGCCGGCGCGGCGCTCACCATCGTCGCGGTCGGCTCCTTCGTCGGCGGCACGGTCTCCGTATTGGGCATCATGCTGCTGTCTCCCGCCGTGTCGCGCGCGGCGCTGCTGTTCGGCCCGCCGGAGTACTTCGCGATGCTGCTGGGCGGCCTGCTGATCTTCTCGCGCATCTCCGGCGGCACGCTGGCCGCCGGCCTGTTCCCGATGACCATCGGCCTGCTGCTCGCCACCGTGGGCCAGGAAGCGGTCACGGGCCAGCAGCGCTTCATCTTCGGCATCAACGAGCTGAGCCCGGGCTTCACGCTGGTCGCCGTCGTCATCGGCCTCTTCGCGGTCGCGGAGATGATGCATCTCGTGGCGACGAAGGAAGACCACATCCCGCCCGTGTCGATCAGGATGCGCGACCTGATGCCCACGAAGGAGGAATGGAAGCGCAGCTTCTGGCCCATGGGCCGCGGCACGGTCGTCGGCTTCATCATGGGCGCCCTGCCCGGCCCGCCCTCGTCGATGTCGAGCTTCGCGTCGTACCGGCTGGAGCAGGCCGTCTCGAAGTACCGCCACGAGCTCGGCACCGGCGCGATCGAAGGTGTGGCCGGCCCCGAGACGGCGAACAACGCCGCCGCCACCGCCACGCTGATCCCGCTGCTCGCGATGGGCATTCCCTTCGGCGCGATCACGGCGCTCATGATGTCCTCGCTGATGATCCACGGCATCAACCCCGGGCCGCTGCTCATCCGCAACTACCCCGACCTCTTCTGGGGCCTCATCGCCTCGATGTACATCGGCAACGTGATGCTGGTGATCCTGAACGTGCCGCTCGTCGGCGTGTGGGTGAGCCTGTTGCGCGTGCCGCAGTACATCTTCCTGCCGATGATCGTGCTGCTCACCATCATCGGCGCGTACAGCGTGAACAACAGCATGCTGGATGTGTGGCTGCTCCCGCTGGTCGGCTGCATCGGCTACGTGCTGAACAAGCTGGGCTTCCGCCTCGCCCCGATGGTCATCGGCCTGGTGCTCGGCCCGCTCGTGGAAAAGCACCTGCGCGAGGCGCTGATCCTGTCCAACGGCCAGGTCAGCACCTTCTGGAGCTCGCCCGTGGCCGTGGTCACCTGGATCGTGGTGATCGGCGTGCTGCTGTTCGGATTCCTGCTGCGGCCGAAGGAAGTGGCCGCGGACGATTGA
- a CDS encoding tripartite tricarboxylate transporter TctB family protein — protein sequence MTPQAATAMHNKRVGYFVTGGIGLLLSAVYLLLSREYPFGTLDEPGARVWPTVVGCMVIAASLAVLWEAWWMPPTEQFEMPAGGGAKRVVIMIVLLVLYFGTMEYLGQLVSSAIFCLLFMRLVSPLSWPRMVVASLCIAIGLQLVFVVLLKIPMPKGLLGI from the coding sequence ATGACCCCGCAAGCCGCCACGGCGATGCACAACAAGCGCGTCGGCTACTTCGTCACCGGCGGCATCGGCCTGCTGCTGTCGGCGGTGTACCTCCTGCTGTCGCGGGAATACCCGTTCGGCACGCTCGACGAACCCGGCGCGCGCGTGTGGCCCACCGTGGTCGGCTGCATGGTCATCGCCGCCAGCCTCGCCGTGCTGTGGGAGGCGTGGTGGATGCCGCCGACCGAGCAGTTCGAGATGCCCGCGGGCGGCGGCGCGAAGCGCGTGGTCATCATGATCGTGCTGCTGGTCCTGTACTTCGGGACGATGGAGTATCTCGGCCAGCTCGTCTCCAGCGCCATCTTCTGCCTCCTGTTCATGCGCCTCGTGAGCCCGCTCTCGTGGCCGCGCATGGTCGTCGCCTCGCTGTGCATCGCCATCGGCCTGCAGCTCGTCTTCGTGGTGCTGCTGAAGATCCCCATGCCCAAGGGCCTGCTCGGCATCTGA
- a CDS encoding CaiB/BaiF CoA transferase family protein, whose translation MSEPAGALQGVRVLDLGDGIASSFAARLLGDFGADVVKLEPPGAGDATRRLPPLHPTAPEPERSLLFQYLNWNKRSVALDIADARSHEALRRWVEGGDILFESFAPGTLARWGLGVDTLLAWNPRLVVVSVTNFGSTGPYAGYAASDLVLQAMGGIMHISGRVDLPPLKHGLNQSAYCAGLNAAYAGMAALVAAQADGVGEHVDVSMQECLASELVMNQPYYSFMGAVQGRRSATQDPFQGEPIATRKGYLTVQSGPTRFESFADLFGREEFRTPEYAQRVKRNTRTAEVRAVLESCVANRDAKDLFEQGARMRLLLGVVQGAPELLQCDHLAARGAFRTVAHPVGGTWKFPAELARMSATPMSVRSAAPRLGEHGGRDAGWAPRNETRGRPSPGPARLPLAGLRVLDLSYVFAVPYMGALMSDLGAEVIKIEGTHRLDQTRSGAFGPHLDNDPGDEPWNRSGAFHMLNRGKQSMLLDLASEEGRAVFRKMVESADFVLENYTPRVMRGWGLHYEELRRINPALIMLSNTGYGSTGPWSEFPSQGTTLEATMGITQYTGYRGDKPWKVGQSYPDFLACWSGLTALFAALHHRRRTGQGQWIDLGMYQLGVAAMPEALLQWQLTGTEPKRIGNEDELHVPSNLYPARGDDRWVAISVTSDMQWRVLARHVGLDGDARLATEAGRREHRELVDAAVARWTAAHDAWETTRLLQSGGIAAGPVLNNRDLLLDPHLRARGFYEYVEHPQPVGLRPVIGRPYRMRHRTPRIQGPAPRLGEHGPSAKARPGATTIPGALDMQEALQSRTVTALDADYRERLGIATHRKETA comes from the coding sequence ATGTCTGAACCCGCCGGCGCGCTTCAGGGCGTGCGTGTGCTCGACCTCGGGGACGGCATCGCGTCCTCCTTCGCCGCACGCCTGCTCGGCGATTTCGGCGCGGACGTCGTCAAGCTGGAGCCGCCGGGCGCGGGCGATGCGACGCGCCGGCTGCCGCCGCTGCATCCCACCGCGCCCGAGCCCGAGCGCAGCCTGCTCTTCCAGTACCTGAACTGGAACAAGCGCAGCGTGGCGCTGGACATCGCCGATGCGCGGTCGCACGAGGCGCTGCGGCGCTGGGTCGAAGGCGGCGACATCCTCTTCGAGAGCTTCGCTCCCGGCACGCTGGCGCGCTGGGGCCTGGGCGTGGACACGCTGCTCGCATGGAACCCGCGCCTCGTTGTCGTGTCGGTGACGAACTTCGGCAGCACCGGGCCGTATGCGGGCTACGCCGCGAGCGACCTCGTGCTGCAGGCGATGGGCGGGATCATGCACATCAGCGGGCGCGTGGACCTGCCGCCGCTCAAGCACGGCCTCAACCAGAGCGCGTATTGCGCCGGCCTGAACGCCGCGTATGCGGGCATGGCGGCGCTGGTGGCGGCGCAAGCCGACGGCGTCGGGGAGCACGTGGACGTGTCGATGCAGGAATGCCTCGCGTCCGAGCTCGTGATGAACCAGCCGTACTACTCGTTCATGGGCGCGGTGCAGGGGCGCCGCAGCGCGACGCAGGACCCGTTCCAGGGCGAGCCCATCGCCACGCGCAAGGGCTACCTCACCGTGCAGTCCGGGCCGACGCGCTTCGAGAGTTTCGCCGACCTGTTCGGCCGCGAGGAATTCCGCACGCCGGAATACGCGCAGCGCGTGAAGCGCAACACGCGCACGGCGGAAGTGCGCGCGGTGCTCGAATCCTGCGTCGCGAACCGCGATGCGAAGGACCTCTTCGAGCAGGGCGCGCGCATGCGCCTGCTGCTGGGCGTCGTGCAGGGTGCGCCGGAGCTGCTGCAGTGCGACCATCTCGCCGCGCGCGGCGCGTTCCGGACGGTGGCGCATCCCGTGGGCGGCACCTGGAAATTTCCCGCGGAACTGGCGCGCATGTCGGCCACACCGATGTCGGTGCGCAGCGCAGCGCCCCGCCTGGGCGAACACGGCGGGCGGGATGCAGGGTGGGCGCCCAGGAACGAAACACGTGGGCGGCCGTCGCCCGGCCCCGCCCGCCTGCCGCTTGCGGGCCTGCGCGTGCTCGATCTTTCCTACGTGTTTGCCGTGCCCTACATGGGCGCGCTCATGAGCGACCTGGGCGCGGAGGTGATCAAGATAGAAGGCACGCACCGCCTCGACCAGACGCGCAGCGGCGCCTTCGGCCCGCACCTGGACAACGACCCGGGCGACGAACCCTGGAACCGCTCCGGCGCCTTCCACATGCTCAATCGCGGCAAGCAATCCATGCTGCTGGACCTGGCGAGCGAAGAGGGACGCGCGGTCTTTCGCAAGATGGTGGAGAGCGCCGACTTCGTGCTGGAGAACTACACGCCACGCGTCATGCGCGGCTGGGGCCTGCACTACGAGGAGCTGCGCAGGATCAACCCGGCGCTCATCATGCTGTCCAACACCGGCTACGGATCGACCGGGCCGTGGTCGGAATTCCCGAGCCAGGGCACGACGCTCGAAGCGACGATGGGCATCACGCAGTACACCGGTTACCGCGGCGACAAGCCGTGGAAGGTCGGCCAGTCCTATCCCGACTTCCTCGCATGCTGGAGCGGGCTCACGGCGCTCTTCGCCGCGCTGCACCACCGGCGGCGCACGGGGCAAGGCCAATGGATCGACCTGGGCATGTACCAGCTCGGCGTCGCCGCGATGCCCGAGGCGCTGCTGCAGTGGCAGCTTACCGGCACGGAGCCGAAGCGCATCGGCAACGAGGACGAGCTGCACGTGCCGAGCAATCTCTACCCGGCGCGCGGGGACGACCGGTGGGTGGCGATCAGCGTCACCAGCGATATGCAATGGCGCGTGCTCGCGCGGCATGTCGGGCTTGACGGCGACGCCCGCCTCGCGACGGAGGCGGGCCGCCGCGAGCATCGCGAGCTGGTCGATGCGGCGGTCGCGCGCTGGACGGCCGCGCATGACGCATGGGAGACCACCCGCCTGCTGCAGTCGGGGGGTATCGCCGCCGGCCCCGTGCTGAACAACCGCGACCTGCTGCTCGATCCGCATTTGCGCGCGCGCGGCTTCTACGAATACGTGGAGCATCCGCAGCCGGTCGGCCTGCGCCCCGTCATCGGCCGCCCCTACCGCATGCGCCACCGCACACCGCGCATCCAGGGCCCCGCGCCGCGCCTCGGAGAACACGGCCCCAGCGCGAAGGCCCGGCCCGGCGCCACCACGATCCCCGGCGCGCTGGACATGCAGGAGGCGCTGCAGTCGCGCACCGTCACCGCGCTGGACGCCGACTACCGCGAGCGCCTGGGCATCGCCACCCACCGCAAGGAAACCGCATGA
- a CDS encoding Bug family tripartite tricarboxylate transporter substrate binding protein, which produces MKRQFLQQMAALAAAAAASPFSFAQAAWPDRPIRMLVPYPPGGSTDPIARVLGQKLNELLGQPIVVENRPGGNTSIASAFIAKAAPDGYNLLFSSVSTHVIHTMQSNLPYDSIRDFAPISTVSRSGYMLAVHPSVPAKTLPELIAYAKANPGKLNYGSAGIGNANHLAGELFNMSAGVKITHVPYKGTGAAMIDLLAGRVQMYLSTISSLQGHIDSGALRAIAYTSQPPGKPPVATFEQFGLKDFEKIELVTMLLAPRDTPAAIVNRIADAVQKSLDMPDVRKAIETQNQAPFFMPPAALAERLKSDRAKFAEIVEKANIKLTDV; this is translated from the coding sequence GTGAAACGCCAGTTCCTCCAGCAGATGGCCGCGCTCGCGGCCGCGGCCGCCGCCTCGCCCTTTTCCTTCGCGCAGGCGGCCTGGCCGGACCGGCCGATCCGCATGCTCGTGCCCTACCCGCCGGGCGGCTCGACCGACCCGATCGCGCGCGTGCTCGGGCAAAAGCTCAACGAGCTCCTGGGCCAGCCCATCGTCGTGGAGAACCGCCCGGGCGGCAACACGTCGATCGCCTCGGCCTTCATCGCGAAGGCGGCGCCCGACGGCTACAACCTCCTCTTCAGCTCGGTCAGCACGCACGTGATCCACACGATGCAGTCCAACCTGCCCTACGACAGCATCCGGGACTTCGCGCCGATCTCCACCGTCTCGCGCTCGGGCTACATGCTCGCGGTGCATCCGTCCGTGCCCGCGAAGACCTTGCCGGAACTCATCGCCTACGCCAAGGCCAACCCGGGCAAGCTCAATTACGGCAGCGCGGGCATCGGCAACGCCAATCACCTGGCGGGCGAGCTGTTCAACATGAGCGCGGGCGTGAAGATCACGCACGTGCCGTACAAGGGCACGGGCGCCGCGATGATCGACCTGCTGGCCGGCCGCGTGCAGATGTACCTGAGCACGATCTCCTCCCTGCAGGGCCACATCGACTCGGGCGCGCTGCGCGCCATCGCCTACACCTCGCAGCCGCCGGGCAAGCCGCCCGTCGCCACCTTCGAGCAGTTCGGCCTGAAGGACTTCGAGAAGATCGAGCTCGTCACCATGCTGCTCGCCCCGCGCGACACGCCCGCGGCCATCGTCAACAGGATCGCAGACGCGGTGCAGAAGTCGCTCGACATGCCCGACGTGCGCAAGGCGATCGAGACACAGAACCAGGCGCCCTTCTTCATGCCGCCCGCCGCGCTGGCCGAGCGGCTGAAGAGTGACCGCGCGAAATTCGCGGAGATCGTCGAGAAGGCCAACATCAAGCTCACCGATGTCTGA
- a CDS encoding aldehyde dehydrogenase family protein: MSTPTRPAIRERYEHFIGGEWVTPAGGDYFEGINPSTGEKLGRYARGNAADVDRAVRAAQSAQVQWAAVDAFKRGQILQKVAQLLRQNRDRLAMLDSLDVGKPLASALNDVEVCARYFEFYAGLADKIHGETIPAPGKHLVYTVREPYGVIGQITAWNAPMGQTGRSAAPAFAAGNTIVIKPAEQTNLSIFEFVAICIEAGMPPGAFNVVTGFGGEAGNALVSHPLVRKINFTGSADTGKLVMAAAAKRIVPVSLELGGKSPFIVFEDADIEAAAKSAAFTLSRNAGQVCSAGTRHLVHRSIADKFVARFASHLKEVTIGPGPDNLEMGPVVSGEQLDRILGYIELGRKEGATLACGGRRLTEGRLAQGFFVEPTIFTNVDNGMRIAREEIFGPVSCVIPFDTEAQALEIANDTDFGLASAVWTRDVSRAHRVAGKLQAGQVYINNYHGVGVEAPFGGFKQSGIGREKGVEAMHYYTQVKTVILPLEG; this comes from the coding sequence ATGAGCACCCCCACCCGGCCCGCGATCCGCGAGCGCTACGAACACTTCATCGGCGGCGAATGGGTCACGCCCGCCGGCGGCGACTACTTCGAAGGCATCAATCCGTCCACGGGCGAAAAGCTCGGCCGCTATGCACGCGGCAACGCGGCGGACGTGGACCGCGCGGTGCGCGCCGCGCAATCCGCGCAAGTGCAGTGGGCGGCCGTGGACGCCTTCAAGCGCGGACAGATCCTGCAGAAAGTCGCGCAGCTGCTGCGCCAGAACCGCGACCGCCTCGCGATGCTCGACTCGCTGGACGTCGGCAAGCCGCTCGCCTCGGCCCTGAACGACGTGGAAGTCTGCGCGCGCTACTTCGAGTTCTATGCCGGCCTCGCGGACAAGATCCACGGCGAAACGATTCCCGCGCCGGGCAAGCACCTCGTCTACACCGTGCGCGAGCCCTACGGCGTGATCGGGCAGATCACCGCCTGGAACGCGCCCATGGGCCAGACGGGCCGCAGCGCCGCGCCCGCTTTCGCGGCGGGCAACACCATCGTCATCAAGCCGGCGGAGCAGACCAACCTGTCGATCTTCGAATTCGTCGCGATCTGCATCGAGGCGGGCATGCCGCCCGGCGCCTTCAACGTCGTCACCGGCTTCGGCGGCGAAGCGGGCAACGCGCTCGTCTCGCACCCGCTCGTGCGCAAGATCAACTTCACCGGGTCCGCGGACACGGGCAAGCTCGTGATGGCCGCCGCCGCGAAGCGCATCGTGCCGGTGAGCCTGGAGCTGGGCGGCAAGTCGCCCTTCATCGTCTTCGAGGATGCCGACATCGAGGCCGCGGCCAAGTCGGCCGCATTCACCCTGTCGCGCAACGCGGGGCAGGTTTGTTCTGCCGGGACGCGGCATTTGGTGCATCGGAGCATCGCGGACAAGTTCGTCGCACGTTTCGCGTCGCACCTGAAGGAGGTGACGATCGGCCCCGGCCCGGACAACCTCGAGATGGGCCCCGTCGTCTCCGGCGAGCAGCTCGACCGCATCCTCGGCTACATCGAGCTCGGCCGGAAGGAAGGCGCGACGCTCGCGTGCGGGGGGCGGCGCCTCACCGAAGGCAGGCTCGCGCAGGGCTTCTTCGTCGAACCCACGATCTTCACCAACGTCGACAACGGGATGCGCATCGCGCGCGAGGAGATCTTCGGCCCGGTGTCCTGCGTGATCCCCTTCGACACGGAGGCCCAGGCGCTGGAGATCGCGAACGACACGGACTTCGGCCTCGCGTCGGCCGTGTGGACGCGCGACGTCTCTCGCGCGCACCGCGTCGCGGGCAAGCTGCAGGCCGGCCAGGTCTACATCAACAACTACCACGGGGTCGGCGTCGAAGCCCCGTTCGGCGGCTTCAAGCAAAGCGGCATCGGGCGCGAAAAAGGCGTCGAGGCCATGCACTACTACACCCAGGTCAAGACCGTGATCCTCCCCCTGGAGGGCTGA